In Pseudonocardia sp. DSM 110487, the sequence ATCGGCCCTTGGGTCTTGACGATCTCCCGCAGGGTCTGCCCGTCGACGAACTCCATCACGATGTAGGGCAGCGGGCCGAACTCGCCCTGCACCTCGCCGGTGTCGTACACCGACACGATCGCGGGGTGGTTGAGCGACGCGGCGTTCTGCGCCTCGCGGCGGAAGCGCATCTGGAACTGGGGGTCGCGCGCCAGGTCGGCACGCAGCACCTTCACGGCGACGTCGCGGCCCAGCCGCGTGTCAAGACCCTTGTGCACCTCGGACATGCCGCCGTAACCGAGCACTTCGCCCAGTTCATAGCGCTCGGACAACAGTCGGGGGGTGGTCATCGGTGCCGGTTCCTGGGAGTCATGGATGATTCGGACATCATGCCGGGCCTCATCGCCCAGCGGGGTGACCTCTCGGCCACCGCAGCGCCAGGCCGTCGGTTGGACGGGTTCACCGGACGCTCCCCGTGACGATCACCAGGGAGTGCAGCTCGCCGGGTACCGTCGAACTGGCCGAGACGCCCTCCCGACCAGCCACCGTACCGGGTCCGGCACCCTGCGGGGCCGGATTGACCGAGCCGATCGGCGGGAGTCCGCCTCGGAACAGCAGCACGCCGACCGCGACGGCGGCGATGGTGAGCAGCACGAACAGCACGAGCAGCAGGGTGCGGCCCGACGACTTCGGCTGCAGCCGGAACGACTGCGATGACGCGCGACGCGCCGGCGCGGTGTGCCGCGGCTGCGGTGCCGACTGGGGCCTGCGGGCGTGTGCTGCCTGGTCCGGCGCCGGGCGCCGGGCAGGCGCGGGGCGGGCCGCCCGCTGGACGGGTTTCGGTGGTGCGGGCACCGCCCGCGCCTGACGGGGCGGGGTCGAGCGCGTGGGAACCGGCGCCGACAGGGGCGATGACGGTGGCGCCGGGAACGGGGCAGACGGCGGCGCCGCTTTCGGCGCTGCCCTCGACGGCGTCGACGGCGTGCGCGGAGAAGCGATCGTGCCACTGAACGAGCCGATCGGGGGGAGCGGCTCGCCCCGGCGAACGGCCGCCACCGCGAGCGCGAACTCCCTCCCGTTGGAGTAGCGCTGCGAGGGATCCTTCACCAGCGCGGCCTCGATCAGCTCGCGCGCCCCGTAAGGCACGCTCGGCGGCAGCGGCGGAGGATCCTCCCTGACCTGCATCATCGCCACCGCCACCGCGCTGTCGGCGCGGAACGGCCGGTGGCCGGCCATGCACTCGTACCCGACGATGCCCAGCGAGTAGACGTCGCTGGCGGGCCCGGCCTCGGCCCCGCTCGCCTGCTCGGGAGCGATGTAGTGGGCGGTGCCCATCACCATGCCGGACCGGGTGACGGGCACAGCGTCGGCAGCCTTGGCGATGCCGAAGTCGGTGAGCTTCACGACGCCGTCGGTGCGCACGAGGATGTTCCCCGGCTTGACGTCGCGGTGTACGAACCCGCGCTCATGGGCCGCCTGGAGCGCCCACGCGGCGTCCTCGATGAGCCGCAGCGTCTCGTCGGTGTCGATCGGCCCGCGGGCGATGATGGTGGACAGCGGCTCGCCCCGCACCAGCTCCATCACCAGGTACGCGGTGCGCCTTCCGTTCGGGGCCTCGTCCTCGCCGTAGTCGTGCACGGCCGCGATGCCGGGGTTGTCGAGGGAAGCGACGGTGCGCGCCTCGATGCGGAACCGGTGCAGGAACTCCGGGTCGTCGCCCAGTTCCGGCCGCAGCACCTTGACGGCGACGCCGCGGCCCAATCGCGTGTCGGAGGCCTCCCAGACCTCGCCCATGCCGCCGACGGCGATCCGGCGCTCGAGCAGGTAGCGGTCGTCGATCTTCTGACCGGCGGCGAGTACGGTCACCGGTCCGTCCCCAGTGCTGCTCGGATCACGGCGCGACCGATCGGGGCGGCGACCGTGCCACCCGTGGCCGCGAGGTTGTTGCGGTCGCCGCCGGACTCGACCATGACCGCGACAGCGACCTGTGGATCGTCGGCGGGTGCGAACGCGACGTACCAGACGTGCGGGGCCACGGCCTGGGGGTTCGCTCCGTGCTCCGCGGTGCCGGTCTTTGCCGCGATCTGCACTCCGGTGATCTTGCCGCTGCCCGAGTAGCTGTTCTCGTTGTTGACCATCAGCTCGGTCAGCGTGCGGGCGACGGACGAGTCGATGGCCGTCCCGATGCGGTCCGGTTTGGTGGTCTCGACCGGCTCGAGGTCCTGGCTCTGGATCTGGCTGATCAGATGCGGCTTCATCGACACACCGCCGTTGGCGATGGCGGCGACGACCATGGCGTTCTGCAGCGGGGTGAGCGCGACGTCGCGCTGCCCGATGCTGGACTGCTGCAGCGCCGCGGTGTCGGGGATGTCGCCGATCGTCGAGGTGGCCACCGGCATCGGCACCTGCAGGTCGGCGGTGCCGATCCCGAACGCCTCCGCCTGCTGGCGGATGGCCTGCTCACCGAGCTCGGCCGACAGCTGCGCGAACGCGGTGTTGCACGAACGCTGCAGCGCGTCGCGCAGGGTCGCCGTCTCCCCGGTGCCACAGGCGTTGCCGTTGAAGTTCTGCAGCTGGGTGTTGGTGCCCTGCAGCGTGAGGGCCGACGCCGCGGTGAGCGGACTGTCGGGGGTGTAGCGGCCGCTCGACAGCGCCGCGGCCACGTCGATGAGCTTGAACGTCGATCCCGGTGGGTAGGTCTCGGAGATCGCCCGGTTCGGCAGCACCGGCGGCTCGGCCTCGTTGAACTGCTGCCATGCCGCCATCCGCTCGTCCGCGTCGTGGCTCGCGAGCTTGTTCGGGTCGAACGACGGCGTGGACACCATCGCGAGGATCTCGCCGGTCTGCGGGCGCAACGCCACGACAGAGCCGGTGTAGCCGCGGTCGGTCAGCTGTTCGTACGCGGCGCGCTGCACGGCGGGGTCGAGCGTGAGCGCCACGTTGCCGCCGCTCGGGTCGCGGCCGGTGATCAGGTCGGAGAGCCTGCGCGCGAAGAGGCGGTCGTCGCTGCCGTTGAGCACCGTGTCGGCCGCCCGCTCGATCCCGCTCGAGCTGTAGGTGATCGAGTAGTAGCCGGTGACGGGTGCGTACATCGGGCCGTCGGCGTACTGGCGCAGGTAGCGCAGCCGGTCGTCGGTCTCGACGCTGCTGGCCATGATCTGGCCCTCCGCCTGGATCTGGCCGCGCTTGCGCGAGTACTCGGCCAGCAGCACCCGCTGGTTGCGCTGGTCGCTGCGGTAGTCACCCGCCTGCACCACCTGAACGTAGGTCAGGTTGCCCATCAGCAGAAGGACCATCGCCATCACCGCGATGGCCACGCGCCGCACCGGGGTGTTCACGACGGCCGCTCCACCAGCTCGGTGCCGGCCTCCGCGATCGGCGGCAGCGGGGTGGGCGGGCGCCGCGGCAGTGGGGCACGGGCGGCGTTGGAGATGCGCAGCAGCATCGCGACGAGCGCGTAGTTGGCGACGAGCGACGATCCGCCGTAGGACAGGAACGGCAGCGTGAGACCGGTGAGCGGGATGAGCTTCGACGCCCCGCCGATGACGATGAACACCTGCAGCGCCAGCGTGAACGCCAGCCCGGTTGCGAGCAGTTTGCCGAAGCTGTCGCGCACGGCGAGGGCGCTGCGCAGGCCGCGCGTGATCAGCACGAGGTAGACGATGAGGATCGCCGCCAGCCCGATCAGCCCGAGCTCCTCACCGAGCGAGGAGAGCATGAAGTCGCTCTCGGCGTACGGCACCAGGTCGGGCCGGCCTGCGCCGAGGCCGGTGCCGCCGACCCCGCCCGTG encodes:
- a CDS encoding serine/threonine-protein kinase; this translates as MTVLAAGQKIDDRYLLERRIAVGGMGEVWEASDTRLGRGVAVKVLRPELGDDPEFLHRFRIEARTVASLDNPGIAAVHDYGEDEAPNGRRTAYLVMELVRGEPLSTIIARGPIDTDETLRLIEDAAWALQAAHERGFVHRDVKPGNILVRTDGVVKLTDFGIAKAADAVPVTRSGMVMGTAHYIAPEQASGAEAGPASDVYSLGIVGYECMAGHRPFRADSAVAVAMMQVREDPPPLPPSVPYGARELIEAALVKDPSQRYSNGREFALAVAAVRRGEPLPPIGSFSGTIASPRTPSTPSRAAPKAAPPSAPFPAPPSSPLSAPVPTRSTPPRQARAVPAPPKPVQRAARPAPARRPAPDQAAHARRPQSAPQPRHTAPARRASSQSFRLQPKSSGRTLLLVLFVLLTIAAVAVGVLLFRGGLPPIGSVNPAPQGAGPGTVAGREGVSASSTVPGELHSLVIVTGSVR
- a CDS encoding penicillin-binding protein 2, with amino-acid sequence MNTPVRRVAIAVMAMVLLLMGNLTYVQVVQAGDYRSDQRNQRVLLAEYSRKRGQIQAEGQIMASSVETDDRLRYLRQYADGPMYAPVTGYYSITYSSSGIERAADTVLNGSDDRLFARRLSDLITGRDPSGGNVALTLDPAVQRAAYEQLTDRGYTGSVVALRPQTGEILAMVSTPSFDPNKLASHDADERMAAWQQFNEAEPPVLPNRAISETYPPGSTFKLIDVAAALSSGRYTPDSPLTAASALTLQGTNTQLQNFNGNACGTGETATLRDALQRSCNTAFAQLSAELGEQAIRQQAEAFGIGTADLQVPMPVATSTIGDIPDTAALQQSSIGQRDVALTPLQNAMVVAAIANGGVSMKPHLISQIQSQDLEPVETTKPDRIGTAIDSSVARTLTELMVNNENSYSGSGKITGVQIAAKTGTAEHGANPQAVAPHVWYVAFAPADDPQVAVAVMVESGGDRNNLAATGGTVAAPIGRAVIRAALGTDR